A region of the Nocardia nova SH22a genome:
GGTCGCGCCGATCGTCGATCTGCAGATCGAGTACGCGCTGATCACACGTGGTATCGAGAGCGAAATCCTGCCGACGGCAAGGGAACTCGGCATCGGCATCACCGCCTACGGGGTGCTCTCGCGCGGACTGCTCAGCGATTCGCTGCGCGCGAACCAGACCTTCGCGCCCGACGATTTCCGCGCGCACAGCCCGCGATTCCAGGGCGACAACCTCACCACCAATCTGCGGTTGGTCGCGGCACTGTCCGAGATCGCCGAACAACGCGGCGTGAGCGTGGCGCAGCTGGCCATCGCCTGGGTGCTGAGCCGCGGCGCCGACATCGTGCCGCTGATCGGCGCCCGGCGGGTCGAGCGCTGGTCCGAAGCCGTTGACGCACTGGATATTCGGCTGTCGGAACCGGAACTGGCCGCGATCGAGGCGGCGGCCCCCGCGACGGCGGTCGCCGGAGAGCGCTACGCCGCCGCGCAGATGACCATGCTCGACAGCGAGCGCTGAAACCGTTCCGGCCCCGCGGACTACTTCCGGCGGGGCCGGATCACCGCGGTGAAACTTGCCGCGGCGACGGATTTCCCGGTGCTGTCGGTGATGTCGACGGGCATCGCCAGTTCGATCGGTCGCTGCGCGGCGATATCGGCGCGGACCTGTTCCAGCTCGGCGGCGCCGATTTCCGAGGTGGCGCGGAACGGGCCCGCCTCCCCCTTGGCTCGGGCCAGGTATTCGATCCGCCCATCGCGCGCGACGATGAAGGTCTCCCCCATCAGATCGACGATGCCCGAGATCGAGGCGCCCATCGCGGCCGTCTCGGCGAGGCCGAACAGGATCGCGGCGTGCACATCACCGTTGTGATTGAGATGTTCCGGCTTCGAGGCCATGCTCACCACATTGCGGCCGGGCAGATACTCCACCCCTTCCACCCCCGCGAACTGGATGAATCCCAGCTTCTGAAATCCGGCCATCACCAGCTCGCCCATGGCTGCGTGGTCCATCGCATCTCCCGTCGCGCACAAAAATGAAACGTGTTCCACTTTTTTACTCTGTACGAGCGTCGGCTGTCCACAGCCCGCGCGACATCCCCCGGGCGCACTGCCCGAAAAATCCGAAAACAAGGATGTTCAGAAACGCCTATGTTTGACTAAGCTTCATGCCACTGCGCTGAGTACGGCAGGACAACCACCGGGTCCGCGGATCCACGATGCATGAGGAACAGTTCATGAACGCCTTTATCGCCCTGATCGACTCCCAGTCCTCCAACTCGGTCGAGACCTCCACCGTCTTCAGCAACATCATGAACATGTTCATCACCGGATCGGCGGGCTCCACCTCGAACGGCGGCGGCATCTTCGGCTGAACGACCCCCACACTTCGGGACCCCACGTCCCGAGACCATCGGCCCGCCCCGACCACCCATGCAGGAGGCGGGCCGATCGGCGTCACCCCCGCAGTTGCCCGGGCGTGGTGCCGAATCGCCGCCGGAACGCCTTCGTGAAACCACCGGCCGTGCCGAATCCCAGATCCGCCGCGATATCGGCGATGCTGCGATGCCGGTAGGCCGGATTGCGCAGGCGATCCCGGGCCAGTAGCAGCCGCTGTTCGCGAATGACCTCGCTGGGCGTGGTACCGGCCTGGCTGAATGCCAGCTGCAGCTGACGCAGCGACCACCCCAGCTCCGCCGCCACGCGAGCACCGGTGAGTTCCGGATCGGCCGCGTGGGCGCGGATATGACGTCGTGCCGACTCTTCCACCTGGGCCAGCTGCCCGGGCGAGCTCGGCGGTTCGCCGAGAATCTGCATACAGAGCAGATCCACCAATTGCTCTGCGACGGTGTCGAATTGAATATCCGTGAGCGCGGCGCGTTCCGAATACAAGGTATTCACCACGGCACCGGCCACCCCGCCGAGGCCCCGGGACAGGTCCAGCGGGCGCGGCGGTGGATTCACCCGATGCAGCCGATGCCGGATCTCCGTATGCGAAATGGTGACGATGAGCCCGCGCGAGCCGTCGCCCATCGACATCGCGAACGGCTCGTCGGTCGACACCAGGCAGGCCGCGCCCGGGGCCAGCACACCGTGATCATCGTGGTGCCGGAAGGCCAGTGAACCGGTCAGCGGCACCAGTAAACGGAAATCGGGATCGGGATCGGCGCGAATGAATTTCGGACTGCGCACATAGGTCACCGCATCGGAATCCCAGCCGACCAGCTGATAGGAATCGGTACGCCGCAGCGAGGTCCGGCCGCGGAAATCCGTGGACTGCGGAAAGCGGAAACCGAGCCTGCATTGATACGAACCGATCAGATTCGTCCAGTAATCGATCCGCTCGTGCGGTTCGATCGCACTCGTGGCGGATTCGGCGGTGGTCATCGGCACAATCATCGCCCGTCTCCCGGTTCTGCGCACAAGAAACATACCCCTGCGTCTCAGGACATGCGCCCTGGTCACACCGGTCGTTACCGTCCCGGAACAGCTGATGTCTGGATCGAACTGTGTGACAACGGATATCGACGGCTCAGCGTTCGACAGCGGATCTTCGGGAGGTTTCCAATGCGCAGAATCGTGGTCGGCGGACAGGGCCGGGTGCTGTCCGACGAGAGTGTCGACCCGCTCACCCTGGCGCTGCTGCCCGGCGCCGAGATCTACCGGATGTGGGAGCTCGACGAGTTGCCCGCACTTCCGGTCGACTCGATGCCGTCCGGCGCCGACACCAGCTATTTCCCCGGCCCCGGCGGGGTGCGCTTCGGATTCATCTCGGTTCCGCCCGGGCTGAGTTACGAACCCGATCCCGGCCTGCCGGAGGAGTCGCTGGCCGAGGTGATGGCCGAGGCCGAGGCCAAACTGCCCGGCATGATGGCGGCCTTCGATCCGGAACGTCCCGGCGCCCACGCCACCGAGAGCATCGACTTCGTCGTGGTGCTCAGCGGTCAGGGCCGGATGCGATTGGGCGACGGCGAGGATGTGCTGTTGCGGCCGGGCGACAGCATCGTCCAGCACGGCACTTCGCACGCGTGGTTCAACGACGGCACCGAACCGTTCGTGTTCTGCTACACCCTGTGCGGCGTCGACCGCAACACCACGCCGCAGCGATGAGAATCATCGCAAACCGTTGGCGCAGTTTCGAATACACGCCGATGGCGGCCGGGCCGTGCGCGGTCCCGTTGCCGCCCGCGGCCGTGGGCGTTCCGAAGGTGTTCCTCGACTGCCTGCTGCTGCGGATCGTCGTCGAGCCGGGCGACTTCCCGCTCGGCGGCGATACCGCCGAATGCCTGCACGACCTGTGCCTGAGCACACGGACCGGGGCCGTGGTGATCGGTGCGACTCCGCACTGGGCCGGGCGAGGTGACGCGGCCGACGTCCTGGCGCCGGTCGCCGACAC
Encoded here:
- a CDS encoding cupin domain-containing protein, with translation MRRIVVGGQGRVLSDESVDPLTLALLPGAEIYRMWELDELPALPVDSMPSGADTSYFPGPGGVRFGFISVPPGLSYEPDPGLPEESLAEVMAEAEAKLPGMMAAFDPERPGAHATESIDFVVVLSGQGRMRLGDGEDVLLRPGDSIVQHGTSHAWFNDGTEPFVFCYTLCGVDRNTTPQR
- a CDS encoding PaaI family thioesterase, whose protein sequence is MDHAAMGELVMAGFQKLGFIQFAGVEGVEYLPGRNVVSMASKPEHLNHNGDVHAAILFGLAETAAMGASISGIVDLMGETFIVARDGRIEYLARAKGEAGPFRATSEIGAAELEQVRADIAAQRPIELAMPVDITDSTGKSVAAASFTAVIRPRRK
- a CDS encoding helix-turn-helix domain-containing protein, whose product is MTTAESATSAIEPHERIDYWTNLIGSYQCRLGFRFPQSTDFRGRTSLRRTDSYQLVGWDSDAVTYVRSPKFIRADPDPDFRLLVPLTGSLAFRHHDDHGVLAPGAACLVSTDEPFAMSMGDGSRGLIVTISHTEIRHRLHRVNPPPRPLDLSRGLGGVAGAVVNTLYSERAALTDIQFDTVAEQLVDLLCMQILGEPPSSPGQLAQVEESARRHIRAHAADPELTGARVAAELGWSLRQLQLAFSQAGTTPSEVIREQRLLLARDRLRNPAYRHRSIADIAADLGFGTAGGFTKAFRRRFGTTPGQLRG